The Candidatus Cybelea sp. genomic sequence GCGGGTAACGATCGCGCGCGCGAAACCGGCACGCTTGAGCATGCCGCCGGAGAGCTCGGCCGGAAGATCGTCGTAGGCGTGCAGCAGGCCGACGCTATCGAGGGCATCGAGAACCGTGCGGCGGATCTCCGAACGCGAGAGCTTTGAATGCTCCTCGAGGGGCAGCGCGACGTTCTCCCCGACGGTTAGGCTATCGAGCAGCGCCGCGAACTGAAACGAGAAGCCGATCTTCTGCCGCAGTTGATTGAGCTTCTCTTCGGACATGTGGCAGAGGTCGTGGCCGAGCAGATAGATGTGACCCGTGTCGGGCGCAATCAAACCGTCGAGCAAACGCAGAATCGTCGACTTGCCGGCTCCGGATAGGCCGATGATGCAGGTGATTGCGCGCTCCTTGATATCGAGGCTGCAGTTCCGCAGCACGATACGTTCGCCAAATGCGAGATCGACGTCGTCGATGCGGGCAAGAAGCTTGCGCTCTCCGTCGTTCATTTGTTGAAGAGCAGGAACGAGAGGACGAAGTTGGAGGCGAAGATCAGGATGATCGCCAGGACAACGGAGAAGGTTGTCGATTTGCCCACGCCCGCTGCGCCGCCGCGCGTCGAAAGCCCCTGATAGGCGCCGACCATCGCGATGATCGTCGCAAAGACGAAGGTTTTTACCAAGCCTTTGATCACGTCGACGAAGCCGATCGATTCGCGAACCGACGCCATGAACGAATCGAAGGGGATATGCGCGTACTCCTGCGCGATCCAGGCACCGCCGAGAATAGAGACGACGTCGGCGAAGATCGTGAGCAGCGGCAGCATCAGCAGCAGCGCGAGCAATCGCGGCACGACGAGGAAGCGCGAGGGTTCCAGGCCCATCGAGCGCAGCGCCTCGATCTGCTCGGTAACGACCATCGAGCCGAGCTCCGCGGCAATCGCCGCGCCGACGCGGCCGGCGACGACGACGGCCGTCAGCATCGGCCCCAGCTCGCGCACCGAGGCGTAGGCGACCGCACCGCCGACGAGGTTCGAAAAGCCGTACGCGACCGCTTGCTGTGCCGACTCGAGCGAGATCACCATGCCGGTGAAGAGCGAAGTGAGAACGACGATCACCAGCGACTGCACGCCGAGCAGGGCGCACTGCGAGATCGTCTCCCCCACGCGAATGCGCAGGCGGACTAGAAAGCCGGCAGATTCGGCAGAGAGCAGCGTCAGG encodes the following:
- a CDS encoding ATP-binding cassette domain-containing protein, with translation MNDGERKLLARIDDVDLAFGERIVLRNCSLDIKERAITCIIGLSGAGKSTILRLLDGLIAPDTGHIYLLGHDLCHMSEEKLNQLRQKIGFSFQFAALLDSLTVGENVALPLEEHSKLSRSEIRRTVLDALDSVGLLHAYDDLPAELSGGMLKRAGFARAIVTRPELVLYDEPTTGLDPIVSKLITETILKLRAKLNGTAVVISHDLPSIFAMADYIAMLFEGAIIAYDTADRIRNSSNPIVQQFLQGSEAGPIPI
- a CDS encoding ABC transporter permease translates to MRLLARVGRATNDFFEYTGGLTLLSAESAGFLVRLRIRVGETISQCALLGVQSLVIVVLTSLFTGMVISLESAQQAVAYGFSNLVGGAVAYASVRELGPMLTAVVVAGRVGAAIAAELGSMVVTEQIEALRSMGLEPSRFLVVPRLLALLLMLPLLTIFADVVSILGGAWIAQEYAHIPFDSFMASVRESIGFVDVIKGLVKTFVFATIIAMVGAYQGLSTRGGAAGVGKSTTFSVVLAIILIFASNFVLSFLLFNK